A genomic region of Leptolyngbya sp. NIES-2104 contains the following coding sequences:
- a CDS encoding DUF2281 domain-containing protein — translation MLKTEILERLEKLPESLQQEIIHYIEFLSDRYAEKTDEAIAPQKKRKAGLLKGKIIMSDDFDAPPEDMKDYM, via the coding sequence ATGTTGAAAACAGAAATTCTAGAGCGACTTGAAAAACTGCCGGAATCGCTTCAACAGGAAATCATCCACTACATTGAATTCTTGAGCGATCGATATGCCGAAAAAACCGATGAAGCGATCGCTCCGCAGAAAAAGCGAAAAGCAGGACTGCTGAAAGGCAAAATCATCATGTCAGATGACTTCGATGCTCCTCCAGAAGACATGAAAGATTATATGTAA
- a CDS encoding type II toxin-antitoxin system VapC family toxin, which yields MLLDTHTLLWFLSDDENLPFSVKQQIEATDTVFASIVSLWEIAIKLSINKLTLRTPFESLDSDIAASGITIFPIVFQDTAIYRSLPLHHRDPFDRMLVAQAIRHSIVLVSRDTILDAYPIQRLWS from the coding sequence ATGCTACTTGATACGCATACACTACTCTGGTTTCTCAGCGACGATGAGAATTTGCCTTTCTCCGTCAAACAGCAAATTGAGGCTACAGATACCGTTTTTGCCAGCATTGTTTCTCTCTGGGAAATCGCTATCAAACTCAGCATCAACAAACTGACTTTACGCACTCCTTTCGAGTCTCTCGATTCAGATATTGCTGCATCAGGAATCACAATTTTCCCGATCGTTTTTCAAGATACAGCTATCTATCGTTCTCTTCCACTCCATCACCGCGATCCGTTTGATCGAATGCTCGTCGCCCAAGCCATCAGACATTCCATCGTCCTCGTCAGCCGAGACACTATCTTAGATGCCTATCCGATTCAGCGGCTCTGGAGTTAA
- the bioB gene encoding biotin synthase BioB produces MIAAVSSRDRIAQIYHQPFPDLLFEAQRVHREHHDPRAVQFCTLGNIKSGACPEDCGYCAQSMHHNTGLKPEPLMQIDAVLEEAKAAKAGGSTRFCMGAAWREVRDGSQFDRVLEMVRQVAALDLEVCCTLGMLKPHQAQQLKEAGLTAYNHNLDTSEEYYSKIISTRTYQDRLETIRAVSDAGISVCCGGIVGLGETIDDRLSLLETLTTFDPPPESIPINALIPIDGTPLETAKPIDGIALVRMIATTRILFPSAMVRLSAGRTEMSDELQAMCFFAGANSIFTGAKLLTAPNPERSHDEELIIDRLGMIPKPL; encoded by the coding sequence ATGATTGCTGCTGTTTCTTCTCGTGATCGCATCGCCCAAATTTATCATCAGCCGTTTCCGGATTTGTTATTTGAGGCGCAGCGGGTTCACCGAGAGCATCACGATCCCAGAGCCGTTCAGTTCTGCACGTTGGGCAATATCAAGAGCGGGGCTTGTCCTGAAGATTGCGGCTATTGCGCTCAGAGTATGCATCACAATACGGGACTAAAGCCGGAACCATTGATGCAGATCGATGCCGTGTTAGAAGAAGCGAAGGCAGCAAAGGCAGGCGGATCGACGCGGTTCTGTATGGGAGCAGCTTGGCGAGAAGTGCGAGACGGGTCACAGTTCGATCGCGTTTTGGAAATGGTGCGGCAAGTTGCGGCTTTAGATTTAGAAGTCTGTTGCACACTTGGAATGCTGAAACCTCATCAGGCACAGCAATTAAAAGAGGCAGGATTGACTGCGTACAATCACAATCTCGATACGTCTGAGGAGTACTACAGCAAAATTATCAGCACTCGGACGTATCAAGATCGACTTGAAACGATTCGAGCGGTAAGCGATGCGGGAATTTCGGTGTGCTGTGGTGGCATTGTCGGATTAGGAGAAACGATCGACGATCGCTTATCGCTCCTCGAAACCCTGACCACTTTTGATCCGCCCCCCGAATCGATTCCAATCAATGCGCTCATTCCGATCGATGGAACACCCTTAGAGACTGCAAAACCGATCGATGGAATTGCCCTTGTCCGCATGATTGCCACGACTCGAATTCTCTTTCCGTCTGCAATGGTGCGCTTGTCCGCCGGTCGAACCGAGATGAGCGATGAACTGCAAGCGATGTGTTTCTTTGCGGGCGCGAATTCGATCTTTACGGGTGCGAAACTGCTAACGGCTCCGAATCCAGAGCGATCGCACGATGAGGAACTGATTATCGATCGGTTGGGGATGATTCCAAAACCGCTTTAA